One genomic region from Leptospira montravelensis encodes:
- a CDS encoding FKBP-type peptidyl-prolyl cis-trans isomerase produces MKLFSILLGFLFVSTSVFADELLIQDTKQGLGREAIRGTTVVVHYTGKLTNGKVFDSSLDRGEPFSFQLGQGQVIQGWERGIVGMKEGGKRKLTIPPQYGYGARAVGPIPANSTLVFDVELIKVK; encoded by the coding sequence ATGAAACTGTTTTCAATTTTACTCGGATTTTTATTCGTATCAACCAGTGTTTTCGCTGATGAACTTTTGATCCAGGACACCAAACAGGGGTTAGGGAGAGAGGCCATTCGTGGAACTACGGTTGTGGTTCATTACACCGGAAAGTTAACCAATGGAAAAGTATTTGATTCTTCTCTTGACCGAGGGGAACCTTTTAGTTTCCAACTGGGCCAAGGACAGGTCATCCAAGGTTGGGAACGAGGCATCGTGGGAATGAAAGAAGGTGGAAAACGAAAACTTACGATCCCACCACAATATGGATACGGCGCACGAGCAGTTGGTCCTATTCCTGCCAACTCAACACTTGTATTTGATGTGGAACTGATAAAAGTAAAATAA
- the leuD gene encoding 3-isopropylmalate dehydratase small subunit, with protein MKAFTKLKGIAALLDKANVDTDQIIPKQFLRKIERSGFGQHLFHDWRFLDDAGKKPNPEFVLNAERYKGANILVTRDNFGCGSSREHAPWALEDYGFRSIISPSYADIFYNNCFKNGMLPIVLSESQVEEIFQAIDKKPGANLEIDLENQVVITEEGKKYPFEVDAFRKHCLLNGLDDIGLTLQKADFIQKFEEKNQKEVPWLYAKTV; from the coding sequence ATGAAAGCATTTACAAAGTTAAAAGGAATCGCGGCTCTTTTAGATAAGGCAAACGTTGACACTGACCAAATCATTCCTAAACAATTCCTTCGTAAAATTGAGAGGTCAGGGTTTGGTCAACATCTCTTTCACGACTGGAGATTTTTGGATGACGCGGGAAAAAAACCGAATCCAGAATTTGTTTTGAATGCTGAAAGATACAAAGGTGCCAATATCCTTGTCACAAGAGATAACTTTGGATGCGGATCTTCTAGAGAACATGCTCCTTGGGCCTTAGAAGATTACGGATTCCGTTCCATCATCTCTCCTTCCTATGCAGATATTTTTTATAATAACTGTTTTAAAAATGGAATGTTACCCATTGTTTTATCGGAGAGCCAAGTAGAAGAAATTTTCCAGGCCATTGATAAAAAACCAGGGGCGAACTTGGAAATCGATTTGGAAAACCAAGTGGTCATTACCGAAGAAGGGAAAAAATATCCATTTGAAGTGGATGCATTTCGTAAACATTGTTTACTCAATGGTTTGGATGATATTGGGCTTACTCTCCAAAAAGCAGATTTTATTCAAAAATTTGAAGAAAAGAACCAAAAAGAAGTTCCCTGGTTGTATGCAAAGACTGTATAA